One Solirubrobacterales bacterium genomic region harbors:
- a CDS encoding class I SAM-dependent methyltransferase encodes MSLRCPACGGALRAWRAATASDPQLAGHQEYALTRCTACGTARTELPAGAAPPQSLYESGTYAPARSALDRILEPLRSVVERDKLRFVRGLAPGARVLEVGAGDGRFVSRLRASGFEASGIEPSEGGVRMAHARSAPVERATLEELRLEPASLDAAIAWHVLEHLDDPEAALTRIRTWLRPGGRVVLACPNLSSIQARIGGDRWFHQDVPRHRTHFTEAGLRLLLERLGFRLERMAHLLIEQNPLGMWQTLLNRLTGERNVAFRALKRDLGSGPEARRDLALTAVAGPLLAPIAIALELAAGFAGRGGSVVALATRNASAGR; translated from the coding sequence GTGAGCCTGCGCTGCCCCGCGTGTGGGGGCGCGCTGAGGGCGTGGCGCGCGGCCACCGCATCCGACCCCCAGCTCGCGGGGCACCAGGAGTACGCGCTGACGCGCTGCACCGCCTGTGGCACTGCGCGGACCGAGCTGCCCGCGGGAGCGGCGCCACCGCAGAGCCTGTACGAGTCGGGCACCTACGCACCGGCACGTTCGGCGCTCGACCGGATTCTCGAGCCCCTGCGCTCCGTGGTCGAGCGCGACAAGCTGCGCTTCGTCCGTGGCCTCGCCCCCGGTGCCCGGGTGCTCGAGGTCGGAGCAGGGGACGGCCGCTTCGTCTCCCGGCTTCGGGCTTCCGGCTTCGAGGCAAGTGGGATCGAGCCGTCCGAGGGCGGTGTGCGGATGGCCCACGCTCGCTCGGCGCCCGTGGAGCGCGCCACGCTCGAGGAGCTGCGTCTGGAGCCGGCCAGCCTCGATGCGGCGATCGCCTGGCATGTGCTCGAGCACTTGGACGATCCCGAGGCGGCACTTACGCGCATCCGGACCTGGCTGCGCCCGGGCGGGCGCGTCGTGCTCGCCTGCCCGAACCTGTCGAGCATCCAGGCCCGGATCGGGGGGGATCGCTGGTTCCACCAGGACGTACCCCGCCACCGGACCCATTTCACCGAAGCCGGGTTGCGCTTGCTGCTGGAACGGCTGGGGTTCCGGCTCGAGCGAATGGCCCACCTGCTCATCGAGCAGAATCCCCTTGGGATGTGGCAGACGCTGCTGAACCGGCTCACCGGCGAGCGCAACGTGGCCTTCCGGGCCCTGAAGCGCGACCTCGGCTCGGGCCCCGAAGCCCGTCGCGACCTCGCGTTGACCGCGGTCGCCGGTCCGCTGCTGGCACCGATCGCTATTGCGCTCGAGCTTGCCGCCGGCTTCGCCGGGCGCGGCGGCAGCGTGGTCGCCCTGGCCACCCGCAACGCGTCCGCGGGTCGGTGA
- a CDS encoding glycosyltransferase family 2 protein, with product MSLATVIVATVTGGPRLTRMLESLGDRPREVDILVVDNASADPGVARLGSRIAGVEVIRMERNVGYTRAVNLAARQARGEAIVLLNDDCVCDPGYVESIVEPLDPSAGVTMAAGVMREERDPARIDTAGMQLDRTLLVFDYLNGEPVECLGRMPDPIGPSGAAAAFDREAFLSAGGFDENLFAYWEDVDLVLRMRLDGFRCALAREATGVHHHSATLGSGSRRKNYLTGFGRGYMLRKWSVLSSPRRLARALLDDGTICLGQAVMDRNVGGVRGRLDGLRAAPPGRGFPTAALAGATIPPGRRSTLGRRLRRRRRLRGQTS from the coding sequence GTGAGCCTGGCCACAGTCATCGTCGCCACCGTGACGGGCGGACCGCGGCTGACGAGAATGCTGGAGTCGCTTGGTGATCGTCCCCGCGAGGTGGACATCCTGGTCGTCGACAACGCCTCCGCGGATCCCGGCGTCGCCCGTCTCGGTTCACGGATTGCCGGGGTCGAGGTGATCAGGATGGAGCGAAACGTCGGCTACACGCGTGCGGTCAACCTCGCCGCCCGCCAGGCGAGGGGCGAGGCCATCGTGCTCCTGAACGACGACTGCGTGTGCGACCCGGGCTACGTCGAGTCGATCGTGGAGCCGCTTGATCCGAGCGCCGGCGTCACGATGGCGGCGGGGGTGATGCGCGAAGAGCGCGACCCGGCCAGGATCGACACCGCCGGGATGCAGCTCGATCGAACGCTGCTGGTCTTCGACTACCTGAACGGCGAGCCGGTGGAGTGCTTGGGCCGCATGCCCGATCCGATCGGGCCGTCGGGCGCGGCGGCGGCCTTCGACCGGGAGGCGTTTCTGTCCGCGGGCGGCTTCGACGAGAACCTGTTCGCCTACTGGGAGGACGTCGACCTGGTGCTGCGCATGCGCCTCGATGGGTTCCGCTGTGCGCTCGCGCGGGAGGCCACCGGAGTGCATCACCACTCGGCCACGCTCGGCTCGGGCTCGCGGCGCAAGAACTACCTGACCGGCTTCGGCCGCGGCTACATGCTGCGCAAGTGGAGCGTCCTCTCCAGCCCGCGGAGGTTGGCGAGGGCGCTGCTGGACGACGGGACCATCTGCCTCGGCCAGGCCGTGATGGACCGGAACGTCGGTGGAGTCCGCGGTCGCCTCGACGGCTTGCGGGCGGCCCCTCCGGGACGAGGCTTTCCGACAGCGGCCCTCGCCGGCGCGACGATTCCGCCGGGGCGGCGCAGCACGCTGGGTCGCCGCCTTCGTCGGCGCCGCCGCCTCCGCGGTCAAACGTCATAA
- a CDS encoding glycosyltransferase: protein MSDPQGSAQIREGGASEHQPLVTIVVPAYNRAGGLLEETLDSILGQDYPNLEVLALDDGSTDQTPEVLERYAAAHADRLVWERHENMGQARTLNRGFEMARGELIGYLNSDDLFLPGAITKLAARLVADPDAALVYPGYRIIDEDGEAVADMVPPEYTVAEAVRLHNCIVNVGAIFRRRVVERIGGWDSSFIYLADFDWCVRAYSVGHFIRDPEVFACWRNHPGSANYAPGLLAAREQTRLLDKIYAADDVSDDVLAVRDEAYRNAFIVAAFAMGGVNRADGRFFVHDTLAREVSSRMPETDAEMNARMRQRMTNLERREKNLSKVVARLQAGARPPRWRSALRRITPQALHPAGRRVLAKVTRQPPIHKVERRAID, encoded by the coding sequence ATGAGCGATCCGCAGGGATCGGCACAGATTCGCGAAGGGGGGGCGAGCGAGCACCAACCGCTGGTCACGATCGTCGTTCCGGCCTACAACCGCGCCGGCGGGCTGCTCGAGGAGACGCTCGACAGCATCCTCGGCCAGGACTACCCGAACCTGGAGGTCCTCGCCTTAGACGACGGTTCCACCGACCAGACCCCAGAGGTGCTCGAGCGCTACGCGGCCGCCCACGCGGACCGGCTGGTATGGGAGCGCCACGAGAACATGGGCCAGGCCAGGACCTTGAACCGAGGGTTCGAGATGGCGCGCGGCGAGCTGATCGGCTACCTCAACTCCGACGACCTCTTCCTCCCCGGGGCGATCACCAAGCTGGCGGCTCGCTTGGTCGCCGATCCCGACGCCGCGCTCGTCTATCCCGGCTACCGGATCATCGACGAAGACGGTGAGGCGGTCGCCGACATGGTCCCGCCCGAATACACGGTGGCCGAGGCCGTCAGGCTTCACAACTGCATCGTCAACGTGGGCGCGATCTTTCGCCGCCGGGTGGTCGAGCGGATTGGCGGCTGGGATTCCAGCTTCATCTACCTCGCAGATTTCGACTGGTGCGTGCGGGCGTACTCCGTGGGGCACTTCATCCGAGATCCCGAGGTCTTCGCCTGCTGGCGGAACCATCCGGGCTCGGCAAACTACGCGCCCGGGCTCCTGGCCGCACGTGAGCAGACAAGGCTGCTCGACAAGATCTATGCAGCGGACGACGTCAGCGACGACGTGCTCGCCGTTCGAGACGAGGCATACCGGAACGCGTTCATCGTCGCCGCCTTCGCGATGGGGGGCGTCAACAGGGCGGACGGGAGGTTCTTCGTCCACGACACCCTGGCGCGAGAGGTCTCGTCGCGGATGCCCGAGACCGACGCCGAGATGAACGCGCGAATGCGGCAGCGAATGACCAACCTCGAGCGGCGCGAGAAGAACCTCTCCAAAGTGGTGGCTCGATTGCAGGCGGGGGCGCGGCCGCCGCGCTGGAGGAGCGCCCTCCGGCGCATCACACCGCAGGCGCTTCATCCGGCCGGGCGTCGTGTGCTCGCCAAGGTCACGCGCCAGCCGCCGATTCACAAGGTCGAGCGGCGGGCGATCGACTGA
- the wecB gene encoding UDP-N-acetylglucosamine 2-epimerase (non-hydrolyzing) — MKILTVLGTRPEIIRLSPLIEVLDGLCDHVLVHTGQNSDPTLSDVFFEELGVRSPDRYLGIEGPTFAARVGGVITRIGEVLAEERPDRLLVLGDTDSGLSALVAKRLGIRVFHMEAGNRCFDDRVPEEVNRRVIDHSSDVLLPYTERSRANLLAEGIDSASIYVTGNPIKEVIDRHAAAIDGSDILERLGVDDGGYLVLTAHRQETVDLEDRLSLLVEGVTGIARELGLPLICSVHPRTRAKLESFGVQLEGDGVVVSPPLGFFDFVRLERHARCVLTDSGTVQEECCILGVPAVTVRDTTERPETVECGSNLIGGVEPEGIRRCVHVALAQKPTWKPPPEYTVNAVSPTAARIVLGTATGRRSMTPPQPRAGLAFST, encoded by the coding sequence GTGAAGATCCTCACGGTCCTCGGGACCCGGCCCGAGATCATCCGGCTGAGTCCGCTGATCGAGGTTCTCGACGGTCTCTGCGACCACGTCCTGGTGCATACCGGGCAGAACTCCGATCCGACCCTGAGCGACGTGTTCTTCGAGGAGCTCGGGGTCAGGAGCCCCGACCGCTACCTCGGCATCGAGGGCCCCACGTTCGCGGCGCGGGTCGGTGGAGTGATCACACGGATAGGTGAGGTGCTGGCCGAGGAGCGGCCGGATCGCCTCCTGGTGCTCGGCGACACGGACAGCGGCCTCTCCGCCCTGGTCGCAAAGAGGCTCGGCATCCGGGTCTTCCACATGGAGGCCGGCAACCGATGCTTCGACGACCGGGTCCCCGAGGAGGTCAACCGCCGCGTCATCGACCACTCGAGCGACGTGCTACTGCCGTACACCGAGCGCAGCCGCGCGAACCTGTTGGCCGAGGGAATCGACTCCGCCTCGATCTACGTCACCGGAAACCCGATCAAGGAGGTGATCGACCGTCACGCCGCCGCGATCGACGGTTCCGACATTCTCGAGCGTCTGGGCGTGGACGACGGCGGATACCTGGTGCTCACCGCCCACCGGCAGGAGACCGTTGACCTCGAGGACCGCCTCAGCTTGCTCGTGGAGGGGGTCACCGGCATCGCGCGGGAGCTGGGGCTGCCGCTGATCTGCAGCGTGCACCCGAGGACCAGGGCGAAGCTGGAGTCCTTCGGGGTCCAGCTTGAGGGGGACGGGGTCGTCGTCAGCCCCCCGCTCGGCTTCTTCGACTTCGTCCGGCTCGAGCGGCACGCTCGCTGCGTGCTCACCGACAGCGGGACGGTTCAGGAGGAGTGCTGCATCCTCGGCGTTCCTGCGGTGACCGTGCGAGACACGACCGAGAGGCCCGAGACCGTGGAATGCGGCAGCAACCTGATCGGCGGAGTGGAGCCCGAGGGGATCAGGCGCTGCGTGCATGTCGCCCTCGCGCAGAAGCCCACCTGGAAGCCCCCACCGGAGTACACGGTGAACGCAGTGAGCCCAACCGCGGCCCGGATCGTGCTCGGCACGGCCACCGGGCGGCGGTCGATGACCCCACCCCAGCCCCGCGCGGGTTTAGCATTCAGCACCTGA